One stretch of Pyrenophora tritici-repentis strain M4 chromosome 4, whole genome shotgun sequence DNA includes these proteins:
- a CDS encoding ComEC, membrane metal-binding protein, translating into MLVITPTATTTPVFTAASTNIATAAPTLPILAIHSVLAALAIPAAPAVLAAPALANYAPTISALTALTPAAFTLNAPTPTVTALIAATLNALALTAIALATLAILATTTVPAVANLASIAILTATTLPAPIIFAACNTLVAAAFKAPTLATPAILTAPAPTALTSTSCSCYSYSYRSYSSAFRNPPITASALATSSISTIPVLLAALAFPAVPAVSTALFCPLPPTPPPPAVTAVSAAATAPLVAALTTLATFAFLAALNIFAINPTASVLAAPDTLTISTVLTLSLVLVTCTALNILITTPTTPAPVAASAPAILAAYNILTSTSYLLQLIYTSGYCYCYCYSPTFAILATLTVLTILAVLTILAVLIILAASAVLTILAVLVVLAASAVLTILAVLVVLAASAVLTILAVLVVLAASAVLSTLTALTILAVPAVLAIATINLIVNSLAVRPFLALPLLLLLSSQSSQSP; encoded by the coding sequence atgctcgttattactcctacggctactactacacctgtgtttactgccgcttctacaaatatcgccactgcggcccctacgcttcctattcttgctatccactccgtccttgctgctctcgccattccagctgctcccgctgtcctcgctgctcctgctctcgctaattacgctcctactatttccgcccttactgctcttactcctgcagcttttactcttaatgcgcctactcctacggttactgctcttattgctgctactcttaatgctctagctctcactgctattgctctcgctactctcgctattcttgctactactactgtccctgctgtcgccaacctcgcttctatcgctatccttactgcgaccactctccctgctcctattattttcgctgcttgtaacaccctcgttgctgccgcctttaaagctcctacccttgctactcctgctattcttactgctcctgctcctacggctcttacttctacgtcctgctcttgctactcttactcctaccgctcttactcctccgcattccgcaatcctcctattactgcttctgctctcgccacttcctctatctctactatccccgtccttcttgctgctctcgctttccccgctgttcccgctgtctctactgctctcttctgccccttacctcctacgcctcctccacctgcggtaactgcggtttcggcggccgctaccgctcctcttgtcgctgctcttactaccctcgctactttcgctttccttgctgctcttaatatcttcgctatcaatcctacggcttctgttctcgctgctcctgatactcttactatctctactgtccttactttgtcccttgtccttgtaacttgcactgctcttaatattcttattactactcctactacccctgcacctgttgccgcttctgcccctgctatccttgctgcttataatatccttacttctacctcttacctcttacagcttatatacacctccggctactgctattgctactgctactctcctactttcgctatcctcgctactcttactgtccttactatcctcgctgttcttactatcctcgctgtcctcattatcctcgctgcttccgctgtccttacaatcctcgctgtcctcgttgtcctcgctgcttccgctgtccttacaatcctcgctgtcctcgttgtcctcgctgcttccgctgtccttacaatcctcgctgtcctcgttgtcctcgctgcttccgctgtcctttctacccttactgcccttactatcctcgctgttcccgctgtccttgcaatcgctacaattaacttaatagttaattcccttgccgttcgcccctttcttgcgctgcccttgttgctcttactgtcctcgcaatcatcgcaatcaccttaa